Proteins from one Penaeus monodon isolate SGIC_2016 chromosome 39, NSTDA_Pmon_1, whole genome shotgun sequence genomic window:
- the LOC119597328 gene encoding C-type lectin domain family 4 member D-like, whose translation MPLLRPLLSLLLLLAAVLPCLANSSCPSPFKSYGAKGCLQVVLGSRPLTWHSARSECQAKGGDLAVLDEAEKFKALSAGIDEEYPDMTKGGFTFWVGAQRVDSSWLWTNGKPVEPNAELWVAGQPSPGSSANAAIMVPAGGADGRRYLTNFNPDTFAPAFICEKF comes from the exons ATGCCTCTGCTGCGTCCCCTGCTGAGTCTTCTGCTGCTCCTGGCAGCCGttttgccctgcctcgccaacaGCA GTTGTCCTTCGCCCTTTAAGTCTTACGGCGCTAAGGGGTGCCTGCAGGTCGTCCTCGGGAGCCGGCCCCTAACATGGCACAGTGCCAGAAGCGAGTGCCAGGCCAAGGGAGGCGATCTGGCAGTCCTGGACGAGGCGGAGAAATTCAAGGCCCTGTCAGCTGGGATTGACGAGGAGTATCCCG ACATGACCAAAGGCGGCTTCACATTCTGGGTGGGAGCCCAACGCGTCGACTCCTCCTGGCTCTGGACTAATGGCAAGCCGGTGGAGCCAAACGCCGAGTT GTGGGTGGCCGGTCAGCCTTCTCCCGGTAGCAGCGCCAATGCTGCTATCATGGTACCTGCCGGAGGCGCTGACGGCCGTCGCTATCTCACCAACTTCAACCCGGATACCTTTGCTCCTGCTTTCATCTGCGAGAAGTTTTAG